The following is a genomic window from Caproiciproducens sp. CPB-2.
GCTGGGTTCTGAGGACCATTCCGTCCGACTCGGAGTGGTCGGCGCCGCTGCCGTAGATGTCCTGATGGAACATGACGATTCTCCAGCGGGTGTTGGGGTTTTCCTGCGTCGCTTTTTTCAGCAGCGCTTCATGGTTCGCACAGTTGTAGTTGTTGGTGTTCAGCACGACAAACAGCGCATTCCCATAGGTGTAGTAATAACCGTTGCCGGCTGCGGAGGGGCTTGTTTCCGCGGTAAAGGCGTTCGGGTTGTTGAAATGGAAGGCATAGCTCTTGTTGGTGGCGTCGTGGTTGCCGATCGTTGTGGAGACAGGCAGCGACTTCAGCGCGGCCGGAGACAGATAGCCGGCGTATTCGATCTCGTTGCCGGGGTCGATTCCGTTCACGTTTTTGTTGATCTGATCGCCCGCGGAGAGGGCAAAGCTGGTGTCCGGATTGGCTTTTAACGCGACATTCAGCGTGGTGTTCCAGTTAAAGGCGTCGTTTCTGGCGGCGGTGTTCAGGCTGGAGGTGTTTTCGAGCTTGTCGCCGGTAGAAACCGTCTGCCCTTTTGAAGCGCCGATCTGGGGATCGCCGAAGAACAGCATTTTAAAGCTGGAAAAGCTTTTTGTGGCATACTTCGCCGGTTCGCTCTCCACCCCGTTCGTCAGATAGGTATAATAATACGAGGTGTTTTCCTTCAGGCCGGTGACGGTCACCTTGTTGCTGCGGTAGCCGTCGATCGCGGAGCCCGCCGTGCCCTGAAAGCTTTTGGCGTCGCTCATATCTTCCTTTGTGGCAAGCTTGACAACCGGAGTCGCCGCGGCGCTCGCCTTGGAGTACCAGCCGAAATTCAGCTCGCTCTGGTTTCTTCCGGGGGTCAGGGAAACCTGCTCGTAATTGGTGCTGACAGACGTTTCCCACTGCTGTGTCCAGCCAGACCACGACTGGTCGGTGGTTGCGTCGGAGAAGTGTTCCGTTGCGGCAAAAGCGCCCGCAGAGGAAGAAATCACCAACCCGGCCGCCAAAACACCGCATAAAATCATTCTGGAAGTTTGTCTCATGTTGCCCTCCTTAAATTCGTTGGTTAAATTTGACATCGTCATTGGTTTCAGTATACGAACCCAATCAGGCGATTTCAATGAATTCACAGAAGCTTAAATAAAGTTTAAATTGAAATTTACAAAGGAGTTCCGCCTTAGAATATCCTGTCGAAAAACCGCGGGCGGGCTTTGCCGCCTGAAATCAGAGCGCGTTTTCAGCAAGGCGCGCGAGCGGGCTGCGTTCCACCTGGCTCAGCGTCACATGGCCTGTCAGCGCGGATCCTTTTAATCTTTCAACCAGATACACCAGTCCGTTGGACCGCGAGTCGACCAGCGCGTTGTCGATCTGATTATCCGTCGGGTCGCCGATAAAGACGAACTTGGAATTCTGCCCGGCCCGTGTCATCATCAGCTTTGCGATATGG
Proteins encoded in this region:
- a CDS encoding purple acid phosphatase family protein is translated as MRQTSRMILCGVLAAGLVISSSAGAFAATEHFSDATTDQSWSGWTQQWETSVSTNYEQVSLTPGRNQSELNFGWYSKASAAATPVVKLATKEDMSDAKSFQGTAGSAIDGYRSNKVTVTGLKENTSYYYTYLTNGVESEPAKYATKSFSSFKMLFFGDPQIGASKGQTVSTGDKLENTSSLNTAARNDAFNWNTTLNVALKANPDTSFALSAGDQINKNVNGIDPGNEIEYAGYLSPAALKSLPVSTTIGNHDATNKSYAFHFNNPNAFTAETSPSAAGNGYYYTYGNALFVVLNTNNYNCANHEALLKKATQENPNTRWRIVMFHQDIYGSGADHSESDGMVLRTQLTPILDKYDVDVVLQGHDHSYSRSYLLQGDGKVHAAYDANKTSTGEFDWDNVIDKATGKVYPYYPKADDAAGKAANAAFIQENNCYTINNNKSAKVVNPQGTLYMTANSATGSKFYELISQQQNFVAYRNQNWKPSYSVISISDKDFSISTYSIVDGNTSQIDSTFTIEKTVNRTPVAVSASNGSGRAPLTGDTNDLTGMIVLAALALLGLVTAVAAAVKDKRVKAVK